One genomic segment of Sanyastnella coralliicola includes these proteins:
- a CDS encoding RNA polymerase sigma factor, with product MTERSKRELSQLIFRIQEGDTDAFGELYRDYSATLYGVSLKILGSEDQAEDVLQDAFIKIWKNIKKFNPQKGSIFTWMLNITRNTAIDRLRKSKNLQKAKIQTHAENVDYPARVRSSQNTDVIGLNDEVNKLAPEHRQMIEFIYFRGYTQQEVSDELVIPLGTVKTRVRKAVIELRKVFTTLFFWM from the coding sequence TTGACCGAACGGAGCAAACGTGAACTTTCTCAATTAATCTTTCGCATTCAGGAAGGGGATACGGACGCATTTGGTGAACTTTATCGAGACTATTCCGCAACACTTTATGGGGTTTCTCTAAAAATCTTGGGAAGCGAAGATCAAGCAGAAGATGTCTTGCAAGATGCCTTCATCAAGATTTGGAAGAACATTAAAAAATTCAATCCTCAAAAAGGAAGCATCTTCACTTGGATGCTAAATATCACGCGCAACACAGCGATTGATCGTCTTCGAAAATCAAAGAATCTTCAAAAAGCAAAAATCCAAACCCATGCGGAAAACGTAGATTATCCAGCAAGGGTTCGTTCTTCACAAAATACAGATGTGATCGGACTCAATGACGAAGTCAACAAATTAGCACCTGAACACCGACAGATGATTGAGTTCATTTACTTCCGAGGTTATACGCAACAAGAGGTTTCTGACGAATTAGTCATCCCATTGGGGACGGTGAAGACAAGGGTTAGGAAAGCGGTCATCGAATTGAGAAAAGTATTTACAACATTGTTCTTTTGGATGTAA